The genome window GCCGCCGCGCAACGGTCGCGGAACCGCAGGAAGTGCTCATTGACGTAGAAGAGCTGCGTGAACACCGCATCCGCGCCGGCATCGACCTTCGCCTTGAGATACCGCAGATCACTGTCGGCATCGGGGGACTCCGGATGCCGCTCCGGATACCCCGCCACGCCAATCCCCGTATCGGGAAACGTCGAACGGATCAGGGTGACCAGCTCGTTGGCATTGCGAAGGCCCCCTTCGACCGCCTGGAACGACGTCTGTCCCTGCGGCGGATCCCCGCGGAGGGCCATGATGTTCTGAATCCCGTTCTCCCGGGCGTAGGTCAGCCAGTCGACAAGCTCCTGCCGCGTCGAGCCGACGCACGTGAAGTGAGCCGTCGCCGTCAGCCGCATCTGCTCCTGGATGTTCCGGCAGATCTCGACCGTCCGCTTGCTCGTCGTCCCCCCCGCCCCGTACGTGCAGGAGACGAACCCGGGCCGATACGCGCGGAGCCGATCGAGCGCCTTGTACAGCAACTCGTCCCCCTGCTCGGTCTTGGGGGGGAAGATCTCGATCGACAGTCCGAACTTCGATCCTTCGTAGATCCGGGGCATCAGCATGGGAGGACTCAACTTCCGCGAATTCGTTCAGTCGGCCACGGGCATCGGAAACCGGCCCAGGCCGCGGTACAGCCGGACCCGCGATACCGGGGCGGCTGGTCCCGGGATTGTAGCGAAACGGCCGTGATCGACACGGAAAACCGCCACTTCCTCGCCCGGTGACCACCTACACACACTGGATGGCCCCGGAAGCGATGGCAAGCGCCCGCCGGAGAATTTCCGGTGAACCGGCCGGCTCGGTGCCGGCCGATCGGACCGCACGCAGCGTCACGCGAACCCCAGCTCCGAGATCGGGGCGGTACAGCAAACCTTCTGCTCGGTCTCGCCGCTGCGGACAACCGCATCGGGCGGAATCCGCAGGGCCGAGGCCATCGTGGCGGCCAGTTCGCTGAGCGACACGGGACGGTCGGTCACGTATTCGCCGTGCCGGTCGGTCGCCCCGATCACCTGTCCTCCCTCGGTGCCCGCCCCCATGACGAGGCCGGACCAGGCGTGCGTCCAGTGATCGCGTCCGGAGTGGGAATTGATCCGCGGGGTCCGCCCGAACTCCCCGGTGCAGACGACAAGCGTCTCCCCGAAGAGTCCCGAGGACTGCAGGTCGTCCATCAGGCCGCCCAGGGCCCGGTCGAGCTGGGGGCCGAGCGTGTCGCGGTAGTCGTAAACGGTCGCCGGAGCCGACGGATCGCCGTGGGCATCGAACGTCTTCTGGCCGTGGAACTGGTCGCACAGGTTGACGGTGACGAACCGCACTCCCCGTTCGACGAGCTGGCACGCCTGCCACAGCCGCTGCCCGAAGACCGACGTCCCGTACATCTCGCGGGTCCGCGAGGACTGCTGCTCATAGGGCTCGAGGACCGTCGTCGGCGCGTCGGCCGATTCGACTTCGCCGAGGGCGACCATCCGGCCGCGGGAGTCGACGACCAGAGGCGAAAACTCTTCGCCGAGCGACGACTGCCGGTCGCCGCGGTACGCCACGACGCCGGTGTTGGCGAGCGGGCCGGGGAGGATGACGTGAGCCGGAGCCCCCTTCCGGGGTCCCAGGACGCGGGCGACCATCGAGCCCAGGCTGGGGGGCTTCTGGCTGCCGGAAACGAGGCGGCCGGTCTGGAGGAGCTGCAGGCCGGTCTCGTGGATCGGGGCAGCGGAGTGATTCAGAGAACGAATGACGGTGAGGTGCCGCGCCCGTTCGGCGAGCTGCGGGAACGCTTCGCTGAACTGGACGCCGGGAATGCTCGTCGAGATCGGCCGGACGGGGCCGCGGATCTCGCGCGGGGCGTCGGGTTTGGGATCGAAGGTGTCGAGCTGGCTCGGTCCCCCGGCCATCACGGCAAGGATCACGCTCCGCGGTCCGCTTCGCTTCTGGGCTCCCGCCATGGCTGTGCGCTCCGCCATCGTGAGGCTCATGACACTGAGGCCACCGGCTGCCAGGAAGTCGCGTCGCGAGACGGGCCAGAGCGGACGGAACGACAGAGGAGAGGGAGCCATAGACGCAACTCGACGAGGCGGAGCCCCACGGGAGGAAAGACCCCACGCGCCTCCGGCGGCCAGGCCCGCAAGAGAGGAAGACCCAACTTCCCCGCTCAGGACCGCGCAGACCCAGTTCTGCGCCGGCCGTATGGAATGATTGTCATTTCGTCATCGGGAGCCCGCAACTCAGAATCGACTGAAGGCGGCAATCGGCGGAAAATCCGTTCTGTCAAGAAAACCGCGTGGAATCGACAAAATGCGGTGGTTTTCGCCTGGGCGATCGACCTTCGACGGGGGCCCCGTTTCCCTGTCGCGAGCCGCGACTCGGCGACGGGGAAAAACCTCTATCTCACGCGATAACCGAGCTTTCCGAGAAACTCCCGGACCTTGGTGTTCTGGTCCCCCTGGATCTCCAGGATCTCGTCCTGGAGCGATCCCCCCGCGCCGCAGTGGTTCTTGAGACGCGTCAGGAGGTCGGGAAGATCGGAATCCGCGGCGGCCAGTCCCCGGACGACCGTCACAACCCGGCCCGCCTTCCGCTTCTCGAGGGCGACGCGGGCGGTCTGCTTTCCAGGCGGGACGCGGACCGGTTCCACGGGAGGGCAGGTGCACTCCGCTTCCGGGCGGTCGCAGCGGTCGCAGTGCGGCGGTCGGTCGAACGGCGTTCCGGCGAAGAGGTGCATGCGCTCAGGGGATCAGATCACGGGCGGTTCTGCAACCGGGCGGTCGGCTCAGTCGACGTCGCTCATGTGAGCCCGGTTCTCGGCTCGGGACAGGGAAATCAGCATCAGGTCGGGGAGGGGGGAAACGCCGGAGGTCCGGATCATGTTGACCGTTTGGGCCCCCGTGTAGTGGGCGTGCGTGCAGACGTGGAGGAGGATGTCCGACCGGGGAGTCCCCCACCGCTTTCCCAGGCCGGAGCTTGTACTGACGCGGTAGACGAGTTCGCCGAGTGCCGCTTCGGCCAGATCTGCGAGGTAGGTGGTCCAGCGCTCATCGAGCTGTGTCCACGCGGTGTCGAGGTCTGCGAAGCCGGCGAATCCGCCCGTACCGCGCTGCGATCCCGGCAGCTCGCCCGGGAGGTCTCCGGGGGTGAGCGCTCGTTCGTTCCCCTGACAGGCCTCCAGCCACACGAACTCCGCTGCGTACATGTGTGTGAGCGACTTCCAGATCGATCCCTGTCCGATCATGAAGGACTGCCGCAACTGGTCCTCGTTGAGTGTCCCGGCCGCGGCCCGCAGCTGGCGGTTGGCGTGGATCCGGTGCTGATGCAGGCGGCAAAGGACGTCGAGGGCGTTCATAAGCGGGGCTCGGGGGCATGACGGGGGAGAACAAGCCGACGGACAGTTTGCGGAGCGTGCGGGTTCGCAGGCGACGATGGTCGTACCCGCCGGCAGAGCTTCCATAGCTCAAACCCAACGTGCTACGGCCGCTGGGGTCAAGGGGGCCTCGCCCCCTTGCCGCCGGAGGCGCTTCCATGAGGAACCTTGGGACACAACGGGCGCCCCTTTGTGGAACCGGCGTTGAGGACTCGCCGCTCGCTCTGCAGTCCCTGCGGGTTGGTGAGAGGGCATCCGGCACGGTATCCGCGTTTGGACACGTACTCCTTCAGACATCTCTCGACGGCCAAGCCTCCGGCGGGCAAAGGGCCAAGAAAACAACACAGGCCCCCTTGCATCCCCCACCAGGGTGCCCCTGGACCCGGTTGGTCAATGCCGCGCGCAGACGCGTCACTCGCCGTTCTTTGACTGCTGGATCGTCCGCCGACCAGTGCTCTCCAGAATCGCAATCAGCAGCATGATGCAGACCACGAGCGCCAACACGATCGCCGCCCCCGTCCAGTCCGACACGCGGTAAAGCAGCAGAGCCCCGAGACCCGACATCAGCGTCACCAGATGCACCGTCAGGACCGCATTCTTCCGCGTCAGACCGAGCTCGACCAGACGATGCGAAAAGTGACTCTTGTCCGGCTGGAACGGACTCCGCCCCTGCGACAACCGGATCCACATCACGGAAGCAAAGTCATACAACGGCACCGCCAGGACACAGATCGGTGCCAGGATCACATGCGTCCCCGCGGAGCTCGAATCATAGAACGTGCCGCGGATCGTCATCGTCGCCAGCATCATCCCCAGGAACGTGCTGCCGGCATCCCCCATGAAGATCTTGGCGGGAGGCCAGTTGTGAACCAGGAACCCGGCAATCGAGCCCGCCAGCACAAGCAGGCTGCCGCCGACCAGCCACCGCGGCTCGCTCGTGGCGGTCAGCATGACGAGGGCGAAAATCGACGACGCGATCAGCCCGATCCCCGACGACAGGGCATCCATGTTGTCGAGGAAGTTGATCGAGTTGATCAGCAGCACGATCCAGAAAATGGTGAACAGTGTCCCGACCCAGGGGAGCGAAACGAAGAGCGTCGCATGGACGCCGCTCGACACGACGATTGCCGCCACAAGGAACTGCACGACGAGCCGCGGCGGCCACGGCAGTCCGACGCCGTCATCCAGAAGCCCCATCGCAACCAGGATCGCCCCCGCCGCCACGATCCGCCACATCTGCCCCGCCTGTTCCAGAACGCCGGGAAGGTAGGCGGCGAATTCCGTCGGCAGCCACGTCGGGAGTGTCGGCTGCCGGGAGAGAATGAAGACGCTTAGATGGGCCAGGCCGATCGTCGCCACAAAGCCGAAGAAGATTCCGAGCCCCCCGCCGAGCGGCGTCGGCGTCACGTGGACTTTGCGGGCCGCCGGCTGGTCGATCAGTCCCCACCGCGGGGCAAGACGGCGCATCGCGGCTGTGCCGAGACACGAGAGGACGAACGACGGGACCACGCAGACCAGCAGGAACCAGATCATGGAGACCGACGGAAGAAGACGGGAACCGGGGAGCGGAGTTTAAGACCTCGCTGAGCCCGCCGATACGCCGCCGGTGACGGAAGACTGTCCCTGCGTCCGGACCCTCCGAACAACTGCCGCCCCAGCGGTCCGGGATCCGCGCTAGCCGACGGAGACGAGAGTCACCGCGGGATCGGCGCCTGGAGTCTCGACGTCGAATTCGAGGACGTGAAACCGGGCCTTGCCGATCGGGGCGCCGCCGTTGAAGAACGTGACTCCGCCATGCTCAAAGCCCAGTACGATCCGGTGCGTGTGGCCGAAACAGACCCGTCGGATCCCCTGCTCGGGCCCCTGGGCGATGTCCCGGAGGTAGTGCAGAATCCGCCGGGCGACCGTCTTTCGCGGGTAGACCGCCGTCGGAATGATCCGGTGCAGATGCGACCGCACCACGAGGTCGTACGCGCCGTGGTGCATCTTGCTTCGGGATTCGTGGCAGAACCCGTTCCGCCGCGCTTCCAGCAGGCACTGGGTGGTCGAGTGCCGGTCGGCGACGTCTCCGTGGAGGAAGATCGTGTCCCCCATCCGGAGAAAAAAGTGCTCCCAGGCAAAGTTCGGGAGCCGGCAGGCGAGGGCGGGGAGCCGCTGGATCAGGGCCGGATGAGAGTCGTGGTTGCCGAGCAGGAAATGAAAACGGCACTCGGGCGTCGCCTGGGCGAGCTCGAAGAGCCACGATTCCGCCGCGGCGATCGAAGCGTCGAGCGAGTGCAGCGTCGACCACTTGAAGTCGAAGATGTCCCCCCCGAGGACAAAGTGCTGCGACTTCCTCGCGACGGCGTGGAGGCTGTCGAGATGCCGGGGGGCGCTCGATCGCCGTGAGAGGAGGTGAAGATCGGAGACAAAGCTGACGCGCTGACGGTCGTTCGTGGCCGTGCTCATCTCGGTGCAGTCTCCTGGGGTCGCCCCAATGCTAACGTCCGCTGGACGCCGATCCAGTACGAGTTCTCGCGACAGAATCGCCGATCGGGCCTCGAACTCTTGAGCAAGAGACGTTCCGGACGCCTCATCGGAACGTTGCCGACGGGCGG of Planctomyces sp. SH-PL14 contains these proteins:
- a CDS encoding MraY family glycosyltransferase, producing the protein MIWFLLVCVVPSFVLSCLGTAAMRRLAPRWGLIDQPAARKVHVTPTPLGGGLGIFFGFVATIGLAHLSVFILSRQPTLPTWLPTEFAAYLPGVLEQAGQMWRIVAAGAILVAMGLLDDGVGLPWPPRLVVQFLVAAIVVSSGVHATLFVSLPWVGTLFTIFWIVLLINSINFLDNMDALSSGIGLIASSIFALVMLTATSEPRWLVGGSLLVLAGSIAGFLVHNWPPAKIFMGDAGSTFLGMMLATMTIRGTFYDSSSAGTHVILAPICVLAVPLYDFASVMWIRLSQGRSPFQPDKSHFSHRLVELGLTRKNAVLTVHLVTLMSGLGALLLYRVSDWTGAAIVLALVVCIMLLIAILESTGRRTIQQSKNGE
- a CDS encoding DUF1501 domain-containing protein, encoding MAPSPLSFRPLWPVSRRDFLAAGGLSVMSLTMAERTAMAGAQKRSGPRSVILAVMAGGPSQLDTFDPKPDAPREIRGPVRPISTSIPGVQFSEAFPQLAERARHLTVIRSLNHSAAPIHETGLQLLQTGRLVSGSQKPPSLGSMVARVLGPRKGAPAHVILPGPLANTGVVAYRGDRQSSLGEEFSPLVVDSRGRMVALGEVESADAPTTVLEPYEQQSSRTREMYGTSVFGQRLWQACQLVERGVRFVTVNLCDQFHGQKTFDAHGDPSAPATVYDYRDTLGPQLDRALGGLMDDLQSSGLFGETLVVCTGEFGRTPRINSHSGRDHWTHAWSGLVMGAGTEGGQVIGATDRHGEYVTDRPVSLSELAATMASALRIPPDAVVRSGETEQKVCCTAPISELGFA
- a CDS encoding translation initiation factor, producing the protein MHLFAGTPFDRPPHCDRCDRPEAECTCPPVEPVRVPPGKQTARVALEKRKAGRVVTVVRGLAAADSDLPDLLTRLKNHCGAGGSLQDEILEIQGDQNTKVREFLGKLGYRVR
- a CDS encoding DinB family protein, which produces MNALDVLCRLHQHRIHANRQLRAAAGTLNEDQLRQSFMIGQGSIWKSLTHMYAAEFVWLEACQGNERALTPGDLPGELPGSQRGTGGFAGFADLDTAWTQLDERWTTYLADLAEAALGELVYRVSTSSGLGKRWGTPRSDILLHVCTHAHYTGAQTVNMIRTSGVSPLPDLMLISLSRAENRAHMSDVD
- the metF gene encoding methylenetetrahydrofolate reductase [NAD(P)H], with the protein product MLMPRIYEGSKFGLSIEIFPPKTEQGDELLYKALDRLRAYRPGFVSCTYGAGGTTSKRTVEICRNIQEQMRLTATAHFTCVGSTRQELVDWLTYARENGIQNIMALRGDPPQGQTSFQAVEGGLRNANELVTLIRSTFPDTGIGVAGYPERHPESPDADSDLRYLKAKVDAGADAVFTQLFYVNEHFLRFRDRCAAAGLTVPVVPGIMPITEFARMKRITSLCGSEFPGSLASRLEAVQTDAEAQFEIGVEHAIQQCQELRAEGVPGIHFYVLNKSQACERILESLGFQPEAAEFQLA
- a CDS encoding metallophosphoesterase; amino-acid sequence: MSTATNDRQRVSFVSDLHLLSRRSSAPRHLDSLHAVARKSQHFVLGGDIFDFKWSTLHSLDASIAAAESWLFELAQATPECRFHFLLGNHDSHPALIQRLPALACRLPNFAWEHFFLRMGDTIFLHGDVADRHSTTQCLLEARRNGFCHESRSKMHHGAYDLVVRSHLHRIIPTAVYPRKTVARRILHYLRDIAQGPEQGIRRVCFGHTHRIVLGFEHGGVTFFNGGAPIGKARFHVLEFDVETPGADPAVTLVSVG